One part of the Schistocerca piceifrons isolate TAMUIC-IGC-003096 chromosome 2, iqSchPice1.1, whole genome shotgun sequence genome encodes these proteins:
- the LOC124777520 gene encoding uncharacterized protein LOC124777520, whose product MEYKLKLEKHIPAYKISGTLEPRLQLLSSLCQCLLFGYMGQQDINTCLPMQPQLQPMDPLPFTVTSATDIEPVLASVFCKIDRFLWFYFVCTPFPFIDVCITPSLIFFSNFLC is encoded by the exons ATGGAGTACAAACTTAAACTGGAGAAGCACATTCCAGCCTACAAAATCTCAG GAACTTTGGAACCCAGACTACAGCTCCTGAGCAGCCTCTGCCAGTGCCTGTTGTTTGGGTATATGGGACAACAAGACATCAATACCTGCCTGCCCATGCAGCCACAACTGCAGCCAATGGACCCATTGCCATTCACAGTGACATCAGCCACAGACATCGAGCCTGTATTAGCATCAGTGTTTTGCAAAATAGACAGATTTCTATGGTTTTACTTTGTATGCACTCCTTTTCCATTTATAGATGTCTGTATAACACCTTCCCTAATTTTCTTTTCAAACTTCTTATGTTAA